A stretch of the Amia ocellicauda isolate fAmiCal2 chromosome 10, fAmiCal2.hap1, whole genome shotgun sequence genome encodes the following:
- the nkrf gene encoding NF-kappa-B-repressing factor isoform X1, producing MATPMADREGSRQWDKRQRSIHVDNFRQFSESDKHWAIRKRFLLKYVDEYKDRDISDQLLSLSMVWVNHVFMGCRYGPELMQKVLKMAEGIDIGEMPSFELVPGAESKKRPSSSDDKEEPVKKLPMAKFVPRPRFEPVHFVSSSGTEEKENEKERRRGEMNSLGQRDSSSTSFHSSRSHASAAASAASSFRNTTPYVFDSWAEEENREVPPSTSGLGFGNRSSSSNYMSKMQQDYSAKFEAHYSKRSETSQAYRFDSEGTTSRDVRRGLGFGNQDRHSSSGGYSRGHTPSMDNSHPSQIAASQPAPISAATLEEKQRLISRVSHAMAITYRDPTSMSGPDTPNYNFILSRSIQACKTNPEYIYVNLKEIPPGDLPKNRKVPSDGYACELRCQCIYLATGYSGSKNGARDRASEQAVKLFLKPVEVRVIRRKYRHAYVNDLVVCQSQFPTPCFAPALRNPEDKPPPSSKGQYEPDSRKHWTEFVIVENAHDAICILNNSAAFNRMKIDYKFDMIPNTSTWQCSVYLQDELVAQANGNKKTSKHAAAEEALRKLRMNQESKQQQQQQQQYSRGNHHSDSGGRFGQHGRKKHLSELVILENSDNAICIINDTAQFNKVSADYKFMVLPDHRWKCEVYLEGQFVAAGIGPKKTVKHIAAEEALAKLRQTQAVVKSNLRKDGNEDAISRNQILGRSAEEAFRQEIKEDNIGNQLLRKMGWKGGGLGREGEGIAEPIKVKEQFTREGLGLDMERSGNQLNKRDIEEIIRNYASSDRQDDLRFSTELNNDERKQIHQMAQKYGLRSKSYGQGMQRFLIVSRKVQKEQLIGQLLQEGQVGRYELVKPQASH from the exons ATGGCTACCCCCATGGCCGACAGAGAAGGTTCTCGTCAATGGGATAAAAGGCAGCGCTCCATACACGTAGATAATTTCAGACAGTTTTCCGAAAGCGATAAACACTGGGCAATCCGAAAACGGTTTCTCTTAAAGTATGTGGACGAGTATAAGGATAGAGACATCAGTGACCAGCTGCTGTCGCTGTCGATGGTATGGGTGAACCACGTCTTCATGGGATGCAG GTATGGCCCCGAACTGATGCAGAAGGTTCTGAAGATGGCAGAAGGGATTGACATTGGGGAGATGCCCTCCTTTGAGCTGGTTCCTGGTGCTGAATCAAAAAAGAGACCAAGTTCATCAGATGACA AGGAAGAGCCGGTGAAAAAGCTACCCATGGCGAAGTTTGTGCCCAGACCTCGCTTCGAGCCCGTGCACTTTGTCAGCAGCAGTGGCACGGAGGAGAAGGAGAACGAGAAGGAGCGCAGGAGGGGCGAGATGAACAGTCTGGGTCAGAGGGATTCCAGCTCCACGTCGTTTCACAGCAGCAGATCCCACGCCTCCGCTGCTGCCTCCGCCGCTTCCTCCTTCCGCAACACCACACCCTATGTTTTCGACTCCTGGGCTGAGGAGGAGAACAGGGAGGTGCCCCCGAGTACCAGCGGTCTTGGCTTTGGGAACCGCAGCAGCTCCTCGAACTACATGTCCAAAATGCAGCAGGATTACTCTGCCAAGTTTGAGGCGCACTATTCCAAACGCTCTGAGACTTCCCAGGCTTACAGGTTTGATTCTGAGGGGACTACCAGTCGGGATGTGCGTAGGGGTTTGGGTTTCGGGAACCAGGACAGACATTCATCCAGTGGGGGGTACAGTAGAGGGCACACTCCGTCTATGGACAACAGCCATCCGAGCCAAATCGCTGCCAGTCAGCCAGCGCCTATATCGGCAGCCACACTGGAGGAAAAGCAGAGGCTAATTTCTAGGGTGTCCCACGCGATGGCCATCACTTACAGAGATCCCACATCCATGAGTGGCCCGGACACGCCTAACTACAACTTCATTCTCAGTCGTAGCATCCAGGCTTGTAAGACGAACCCAGAATACATCTACGTCAACCTTAAGGAGATCCCTCCAGGTGACCTGCCAAAGAACAGGAAGGTGCCTTCTGATGGCTATGCCTGTGAGCTGAGGTGCCAGTGCATTTATTTGGCAACCGGATACTCGGGCAGCAAAAATGGAGCCAGGGATCGGGCATCAGAGCAGGCTGTCAAGCTGTTTCTGAAACCTGTGGAGGTGAGGGTCATAAGGCGCAAGTACAGGCATGCTTATGTGAATGACCTGGTTGTTTGCCAGTCGCAGTTTCCCACTCCTTGCTTTGCACCGGCACTGCGGAACCCAGAGGACAAACCACCACCAAGTTCAAAGGGCCAGTATGAGCCGGACAGCAGGAAGCACTGGACTGAGTTTGTGATTGTGGAAAATGCCCACGATGCGATATGCATCCTCAACAACTCGGCTGCATTCAACCGCATGAAGATCGATTACAAATTTGATATGATCCCCAATACAAGCACCTGGCAGTGCAGTGTCTACCTCCAGGATGAGCTGGTGGCGCAGGCCAACGGGAACAAGAAGACCTCAAAGCACGCGGCTGCAGAGGAAGCCCTGCGGAAGCTGAGGATGAACCAAGAGtccaagcagcagcagcagcagcagcagcagtactcCCGAGGGAACCACCACTCGGACTCTGGTGGCCGCTTCGGACAGCATGGCAGGAAAAAGCACCTGAGTGAGTTGGTGATTCTGGAGAACTCAGACAACGCTATCTGCATCATCAATGACACCGCTCAGTTCAACAAGGTGAGCGCCGACTACAAGTTCATGGTGCTGCCGGACCACCGGTGGAAGTGTGAAGTCTATCTGGAGGGACAGTTTGTGGCTGCGGGGATTGGGCCCAAGAAGACTGTAAAGCACATCGCAGCGGAGGAGGCCCTGGCCAAGCTGCGGCAGACGCAGGCCGTGGTCAAGTCCAACCTGAGGAAAGACGGCAATGAGGACGCCATCTCACGCAACCAGATCCTGGGCCGTTCGGCTGAGGAAGCGTTCAGGCAGGAGATCAAGGAAGACAACATTGGGAACCAGCTGCTGCGCAAGATGGGATGGAAAGGAGGCGGTTTGGGCCGGGAGGGTGAAGGCATCGCAGAGCCCATCAAAGTGAAGGAACAGTTCACCCGGGAAGGGCTGGGGCTGGACATGGAGAGGAGCGGGAATCAACTCAACAAGAGAGACATTGAGGAAATCATCCGCAACTACGCCAGCTCCGACCGGCAGGATGATCTGCGCTTCTCTACCGAGCTGAACAACGATGAGAGGAAGCAGATCCACCAGATGGCACAGAAATACGGCCTGCGCAGCAAATCCTACGGGCAGGGCATGCAGCGGTTCCTCATTGTCAGCCGGAAAGTTCAAAAGGAGCAGCTGATTGGTCAGCTTCTACAGGAAGGGCAGGTCGGCCGATATGAATTGGTGAAACCTCAGGCTTCGCATTGA
- the nkrf gene encoding NF-kappa-B-repressing factor isoform X2 has product MQKVLKMAEGIDIGEMPSFELVPGAESKKRPSSSDDKEEPVKKLPMAKFVPRPRFEPVHFVSSSGTEEKENEKERRRGEMNSLGQRDSSSTSFHSSRSHASAAASAASSFRNTTPYVFDSWAEEENREVPPSTSGLGFGNRSSSSNYMSKMQQDYSAKFEAHYSKRSETSQAYRFDSEGTTSRDVRRGLGFGNQDRHSSSGGYSRGHTPSMDNSHPSQIAASQPAPISAATLEEKQRLISRVSHAMAITYRDPTSMSGPDTPNYNFILSRSIQACKTNPEYIYVNLKEIPPGDLPKNRKVPSDGYACELRCQCIYLATGYSGSKNGARDRASEQAVKLFLKPVEVRVIRRKYRHAYVNDLVVCQSQFPTPCFAPALRNPEDKPPPSSKGQYEPDSRKHWTEFVIVENAHDAICILNNSAAFNRMKIDYKFDMIPNTSTWQCSVYLQDELVAQANGNKKTSKHAAAEEALRKLRMNQESKQQQQQQQQYSRGNHHSDSGGRFGQHGRKKHLSELVILENSDNAICIINDTAQFNKVSADYKFMVLPDHRWKCEVYLEGQFVAAGIGPKKTVKHIAAEEALAKLRQTQAVVKSNLRKDGNEDAISRNQILGRSAEEAFRQEIKEDNIGNQLLRKMGWKGGGLGREGEGIAEPIKVKEQFTREGLGLDMERSGNQLNKRDIEEIIRNYASSDRQDDLRFSTELNNDERKQIHQMAQKYGLRSKSYGQGMQRFLIVSRKVQKEQLIGQLLQEGQVGRYELVKPQASH; this is encoded by the exons ATGCAGAAGGTTCTGAAGATGGCAGAAGGGATTGACATTGGGGAGATGCCCTCCTTTGAGCTGGTTCCTGGTGCTGAATCAAAAAAGAGACCAAGTTCATCAGATGACA AGGAAGAGCCGGTGAAAAAGCTACCCATGGCGAAGTTTGTGCCCAGACCTCGCTTCGAGCCCGTGCACTTTGTCAGCAGCAGTGGCACGGAGGAGAAGGAGAACGAGAAGGAGCGCAGGAGGGGCGAGATGAACAGTCTGGGTCAGAGGGATTCCAGCTCCACGTCGTTTCACAGCAGCAGATCCCACGCCTCCGCTGCTGCCTCCGCCGCTTCCTCCTTCCGCAACACCACACCCTATGTTTTCGACTCCTGGGCTGAGGAGGAGAACAGGGAGGTGCCCCCGAGTACCAGCGGTCTTGGCTTTGGGAACCGCAGCAGCTCCTCGAACTACATGTCCAAAATGCAGCAGGATTACTCTGCCAAGTTTGAGGCGCACTATTCCAAACGCTCTGAGACTTCCCAGGCTTACAGGTTTGATTCTGAGGGGACTACCAGTCGGGATGTGCGTAGGGGTTTGGGTTTCGGGAACCAGGACAGACATTCATCCAGTGGGGGGTACAGTAGAGGGCACACTCCGTCTATGGACAACAGCCATCCGAGCCAAATCGCTGCCAGTCAGCCAGCGCCTATATCGGCAGCCACACTGGAGGAAAAGCAGAGGCTAATTTCTAGGGTGTCCCACGCGATGGCCATCACTTACAGAGATCCCACATCCATGAGTGGCCCGGACACGCCTAACTACAACTTCATTCTCAGTCGTAGCATCCAGGCTTGTAAGACGAACCCAGAATACATCTACGTCAACCTTAAGGAGATCCCTCCAGGTGACCTGCCAAAGAACAGGAAGGTGCCTTCTGATGGCTATGCCTGTGAGCTGAGGTGCCAGTGCATTTATTTGGCAACCGGATACTCGGGCAGCAAAAATGGAGCCAGGGATCGGGCATCAGAGCAGGCTGTCAAGCTGTTTCTGAAACCTGTGGAGGTGAGGGTCATAAGGCGCAAGTACAGGCATGCTTATGTGAATGACCTGGTTGTTTGCCAGTCGCAGTTTCCCACTCCTTGCTTTGCACCGGCACTGCGGAACCCAGAGGACAAACCACCACCAAGTTCAAAGGGCCAGTATGAGCCGGACAGCAGGAAGCACTGGACTGAGTTTGTGATTGTGGAAAATGCCCACGATGCGATATGCATCCTCAACAACTCGGCTGCATTCAACCGCATGAAGATCGATTACAAATTTGATATGATCCCCAATACAAGCACCTGGCAGTGCAGTGTCTACCTCCAGGATGAGCTGGTGGCGCAGGCCAACGGGAACAAGAAGACCTCAAAGCACGCGGCTGCAGAGGAAGCCCTGCGGAAGCTGAGGATGAACCAAGAGtccaagcagcagcagcagcagcagcagcagtactcCCGAGGGAACCACCACTCGGACTCTGGTGGCCGCTTCGGACAGCATGGCAGGAAAAAGCACCTGAGTGAGTTGGTGATTCTGGAGAACTCAGACAACGCTATCTGCATCATCAATGACACCGCTCAGTTCAACAAGGTGAGCGCCGACTACAAGTTCATGGTGCTGCCGGACCACCGGTGGAAGTGTGAAGTCTATCTGGAGGGACAGTTTGTGGCTGCGGGGATTGGGCCCAAGAAGACTGTAAAGCACATCGCAGCGGAGGAGGCCCTGGCCAAGCTGCGGCAGACGCAGGCCGTGGTCAAGTCCAACCTGAGGAAAGACGGCAATGAGGACGCCATCTCACGCAACCAGATCCTGGGCCGTTCGGCTGAGGAAGCGTTCAGGCAGGAGATCAAGGAAGACAACATTGGGAACCAGCTGCTGCGCAAGATGGGATGGAAAGGAGGCGGTTTGGGCCGGGAGGGTGAAGGCATCGCAGAGCCCATCAAAGTGAAGGAACAGTTCACCCGGGAAGGGCTGGGGCTGGACATGGAGAGGAGCGGGAATCAACTCAACAAGAGAGACATTGAGGAAATCATCCGCAACTACGCCAGCTCCGACCGGCAGGATGATCTGCGCTTCTCTACCGAGCTGAACAACGATGAGAGGAAGCAGATCCACCAGATGGCACAGAAATACGGCCTGCGCAGCAAATCCTACGGGCAGGGCATGCAGCGGTTCCTCATTGTCAGCCGGAAAGTTCAAAAGGAGCAGCTGATTGGTCAGCTTCTACAGGAAGGGCAGGTCGGCCGATATGAATTGGTGAAACCTCAGGCTTCGCATTGA
- the ube2a gene encoding ubiquitin-conjugating enzyme E2 A isoform X1: MSTPARRRLMRDFKRLQEDPPAGVSGAPSENNIMVWNAVIFGPEGTPFEDGTFKLTIEFTEEYPNKPPTVRFVSKMFHPNVYADGSICLDILQNRWSPTYDVSSILTSIQSLLDEPNPNSPANSQAAQLYQENKREYEKRVSAIVEQSWRDC, from the exons ATGTCGACCCCAGCTAGAAGGCGTTTAATGAGAGACTTTAAACG gCTACAGGAAGACCCCCCGGCCGGAGTTAGCGGAGCCCCTTCAGAAAACAATATCATGGTCTGGAATGCAGTTATATTTGG CCCAGAAGGAACACCCTTTGAAGATG GCACCTTTAAACTCACAATAGAATTCACAGAAGAATATCCAAATAAGCCACCTACAGTTCGCTTTGTTTCAAAAATGTTTCATCCAAATG TCTATGCAGATGGTAGTATATGTTTGGATATTCTGCAAAACCGCTGGAGTCCAACCTATGATGTTTCGTCAATCTTAACTTCTATACAG TCTTTACTGGATGAGCCAAACCCTAACAGCCCAGCAAACAGCCAAGCAGCCCAGCTCTACCAAGAGAACAAGCGGGAGTATGAGAAACGGGTGTCTGCAATAGTGGAACAGAGCTGGCGTGATTGTTGA
- the ube2a gene encoding ubiquitin-conjugating enzyme E2 A isoform X2 — protein MSTPARRRLMRDFKRLQEDPPAGVSGAPSENNIMVWNAVIFGPEGTPFEDGTFKLTIEFTEEYPNKPPTVRFVSKMFHPNGHYILK, from the exons ATGTCGACCCCAGCTAGAAGGCGTTTAATGAGAGACTTTAAACG gCTACAGGAAGACCCCCCGGCCGGAGTTAGCGGAGCCCCTTCAGAAAACAATATCATGGTCTGGAATGCAGTTATATTTGG CCCAGAAGGAACACCCTTTGAAGATG GCACCTTTAAACTCACAATAGAATTCACAGAAGAATATCCAAATAAGCCACCTACAGTTCGCTTTGTTTCAAAAATGTTTCATCCAAATG GACACTATATTCTCAAGTAA